One region of Panulirus ornatus isolate Po-2019 chromosome 42, ASM3632096v1, whole genome shotgun sequence genomic DNA includes:
- the LOC139761897 gene encoding aspartate beta-hydroxylase domain-containing protein 2-like encodes MGIKECCSAFLAGLPDPALPLLHSLIMGTSVAALLLLFFYKKYTNLPLKIILIHMFKKVFYLLPNHDHSESEVCKNPDCVRCSKYEVLKDQIITKWNNLKLNEPDSISNRLEDAIRKLQGISSSESAGEHSKKEKRSPYVEFQRPTIFHMNLAANPYWNDFEVFKLETELLKLNFTIIMNEFKLVFDALKNGDSCGWKLNDINMGHWCIFPFIDQGILNESNCQRCPNVAGILGALPSIMKDCVFGNACFSILYPDSYIKPHHGPSNVRLRCHLGLLIPDGCWLEVAGTQYKWKEQEIVIFDDSFEHSAAFMNQSSSLQASPRAVLLIDFWHPDVTSDEKKDLLELLAP; translated from the exons ATGGGTATCAAAGAATGTTGCTCAGCGTTCCTGGCTGGACTACCGGACCCTGCCCTTCCTCTTTTACATTCTCTTATAATGGGAACTTCTGTTGCCGCCTTATTGCTCTTATTCTTTTACAAGAAATACACCAATTTGCCCTTGAAAATCATACTTATCCACATGTTTAAGAAAGTGTTTTATCTATTACCCAATCACGATCATTCCGAGAGTGAAGTATGTAAAAATCCAGACTGTGTGCGATGCAGCAAATATGAAGTACTCAAAGATCAGATTATTACAAAATGGAACAACTTAAAACTGAATGAACCAGACTCTATATCTAATCGATTAGAAGATGCTATTAGGAAGTTACAAGGGATTAGCTCATCAGAATCGGCTGGTGAACAttctaagaaagaaaaaaggtcacCTTATGTAGAATTCCAGAGACCAactatatttcacatgaatctTGCTGCTAACCCATACTGGAATGACTTTGAAGTGTTCAAACTGGAAACTGAGCTTCTGAAGTTGAATTTCACAATTATCATGAATGAATTTAAGCTCGTCTTTGATGCTCTCAAGAATGGGGACAGCTGCGGCTGGAAACTGAATGATATTAATATGGGTCACTGGTGTATATTTCCATTCATTGATCAAGGAATTCTGAATGAATCTAACTGTCAGAGATGTCCAAATGTTGCAGGAATTCTGGGTGCACTTCCGTCAATTATGAAAGACTGTGTTTTTGGAAACGCTTGCTTTTCTATCCTTTACCCAGACTCTTATATCAAGCCTCATCATGGTCCCAGCAATGTAAGACTGAGGTGTCATTTAG GACTACTTATTCCAGACGGTTGCTGGCTAGAAGTTGCAGGAACTCAGTACAAATGGAAAGAACAGGAGATAGTAATCTTTGATGACTCTTTTGAGCACTcggcagcatttatgaatcagTCTAGTTCATTACAAGCCAGTCCAAGGGCTGTTTTGTTGATTGACTTTTGGCACCCTGATGTCACttcagatgagaaaaaagatttGTTAGAATTATTAGCTCCCTAG